The nucleotide window aaaaaattatcagttCAAGAGATTATACGAATAACATAAACATTTGCTTCATAAAACCAACAAACCTGATATAAAGCAAATAAGAAAAAGTTATCGTTTAACAGCCCACTTGCTCAGAAGATGTATCACAAACCAAGGATATTCTTATCACTAGCGAGATGCAAATGACTTCTTGTTTCAAGCGTCAGATTCAAATTTGGTAGCGTCTCAAGTTATACAAATAAAGGGGAACAAAAAGGCCATTTTTCCCGATGATTCAGAAGGATGCCATCTAATTGCACAACAAATGAATCAATTCTGTAAATTTCCAGATTTCAATTATATACCTGCACGTACTTAATCGATCCCAGGCGCGCGAGCTGAAAGATCCGCTGCTTGTACGCGAGGAGCACCTCCCCTACCTCCTCGGGGGAGAGGTCCGGCAGGTGGACGGAGTGGTCCGGGGTCTCGATGACCACGTCGTGGAATCCGAACCCGGTCACGGCGCACCTCCCCGTGCCGGCGGCGGCGAGGCCATCGCTCGGGTCCGGAGGCTCAGCGTCACGGCGGAGCGCGGGGTAGAGATTCTCGATGACCCGGATCTTCCagtcggcggaggaggagggagggacGCGGAAGATCTCCGGCGCGCACTCGCCTTCCCGGCCGGCGCAGAAGGCGCAGGAGGGCTTAGGGTTACGGTTtccggaggcggaggaggaggcgggCGAGTGGGACTTGAAGTCGGAAGGGCGGCGAGCGCGTGCGGGGGATATGAGGACCCAACGGTCAAAGATGGCGTCCCGCCGGACCTCGGCGCTTCGATTGGGAAGAGGAGGAGACGGCGACTGCTCCGTCGATGACATCGCCGCCGTTAGAAACGGGACGTCGGGCATGGGTTTTGTTCCAAGTCGTGGGCTTAAAATGGACGCGGTCGGCACGCGGTACGCACGTGAAAATTTTGCGTTGTGTCGGGTGCAGTATCCCTTCCGATGGCTCGCCACGTTCTTGGAGGCTCCATGTGGGTCCCAAACCTCCTTCCGAATCACTAGGCCAGGTGGCAATTTGGCGGAAAAACCTTTAATGCTTGTGCATTTCGCACATATACCCCTCGACGCAACCATATTTGCGTCAAACCCGCTTAGCCGCCGGCGGACGAGATGAAGGAGAGGTGGCGAGAGAGATGGAGGCGCTGTGTGCGAAGCACAGTGGACTGTAACCAAACCTTGCAGTCGACACATAAAGGTCACAGCATCAGATTTCACTGATTAGAAGCCTTTCTAATGTCAAGTTTCTGCAATCAGCTGGAAGTCTCAACAGATTGCATTTAGAGTTCAGAAGGCTCCATAATGAGAGAACAACCAACACAACAACCATGATTTCATGCCCCCCtccaaaaaaaaggaaagaaaaaagaaaaaaaaatcagttcCAATTAAATCCAACATAGGATAACTTCTAATGCATTTGCCATCAAGCTGGATAACCTGGGCACTGATAGATCCTCCTGTTAGCTTTCACATTCACTTCCAACTCAGGGCCACTCTGGAGCTGGATGCATCTCCTTGGCATTTAGCTTCGACTTGTTGATGCGAATGGGAACCGAAAGGAGCAGGATAGCTGGGTGCTTGATGGCTCATGGTCAGTTCTCGATGGTGAGTTTCATGCAGAATCAGATCATCGAGTGGATTTTTGTAGCAGCTGGATGATGTTTACTCAGCTTGGTGTTCTCCATGAAGACTTCAGAGAAGTAAATCGTTTTCATTGAATGACACAAATGCATGCCGTGTCGCCATCAGTGTAATCCTCTGGCTCTTCAGACTCACTATAAGCAAGAAAAGACTGTATTCAGATCACAGAATATAAATTCAGCAGACAATAACTTCAATCAGTCATCGGATCATCATGAAAATTAGTAGTCATATTTATATAGAATGATTAGATGAAGTCTCTGAAGTGTAATTTATGAAGAACCTCATCACAGACagaatgtttaatgaaaatgcagtAGTTTGGTAAGGATAACCGACCAATATTTATAATCACCTCATAAAACAAAAACCAAAGCAGATAACAAGCGCGTAATTCACCATATAAAATCAAATTCTATGGAAAGACGAAAAAAATCACCCACTAACCTTCTGCCTTCTTTCCAGCATAAGGATGTTCCAAATTCAACCAACATCATGTTTCCTGTTTTCTCTATATAAGTAATTTGCAAATTTCTCAACAGAATAAGATTGTAATGGAATCTGAAGCCACTGTTCCTGATAACTGTTGTACCAAGTCAATGGAGCCTTGAAGTAAGATGAACATGATAT belongs to Musa acuminata AAA Group cultivar baxijiao chromosome BXJ3-5, Cavendish_Baxijiao_AAA, whole genome shotgun sequence and includes:
- the LOC135638903 gene encoding ADP-glucose phosphorylase-like, translated to MVASRGICAKCTSIKGFSAKLPPGLVIRKEVWDPHGASKNVASHRKGYCTRHNAKFSRAYRVPTASILSPRLGTKPMPDVPFLTAAMSSTEQSPSPPLPNRSAEVRRDAIFDRWVLISPARARRPSDFKSHSPASSSASGNRNPKPSCAFCAGREGECAPEIFRVPPSSSADWKIRVIENLYPALRRDAEPPDPSDGLAAAGTGRCAVTGFGFHDVVIETPDHSVHLPDLSPEEVGEVLLAYKQRIFQLARLGSIKYVQVFKNYGASAGASMAHSHSQIMGLPLVPPLVSSRLDSMKKFYDMTGKCSLCEVQSEDILVCDTVHFFAIVPFAASYPFEVWIVPRDHTAHFHEIDHEKAVDLGGLLKLILQKLSKQLNDPPYNLMIQTAPFDLSTSCAPYTHWFLQILPHLSVIGGFEIGSGCFINPVFPEDAAKILREVDCSK